In Hallerella porci, the sequence AAAAGCCATAAGCAAGGTGCCCACAAACGAGGCTAAGCAAGTGGCGATTAAAGCGGCTGTCGGGTCAATTCCTGCGGCCGATAAAATGCTCGGGTTCACAGCCAAAATGTAAGCCATCGTCATGAAGGTGGTAACGCCTGCAATGACTTCGGTTTTGGCATTTGTACCGTTTTCTTTTAGTTTGAAGAATTTTTCCATGGTGGGTCCTTTTGAAATAAAATCATTTTCCTTCGAAACTTAAAACGGATTCGACGTTGTATTTTTTCAATTTTTCGCGTCCGTGAAGTCCTAAAAGTTCGATAAGAGTTAAAATTTTTTCGACGTGTCCGCCAAGCATTTCGATGAGTTTTGCAGAAGCTTCAAGAGTTCCGCCGGTGGCGAGTAAGTCGTCGATGAGAATGACTTTTTGCCCTTTTGAAATCGAATCTTTATGCATTTCAATTTCTGCAAATCCGTATTCTAAAGCGTAAGACGCCGAAACCGTTTCGCAAGGAAGTTTTCCTTTTTTACGGATTAAAGCGAGCGGTTTATTGAGCTTGTAAGCTAAAGGCGCCGAAAAAATAAATCCGCGCGATTCTGCGCCCGCGATGAC encodes:
- a CDS encoding adenine phosphoribosyltransferase, whose product is MKDLSDYLRSIPDFPKPGIIFRDVTSILQNADGFKLAIDSLLQKLEGVEFDVIAGAESRGFIFSAPLAYKLNKPLALIRKKGKLPCETVSASYALEYGFAEIEMHKDSISKGQKVILIDDLLATGGTLEASAKLIEMLGGHVEKILTLIELLGLHGREKLKKYNVESVLSFEGK